From the genome of Streptomyces sp. NBC_01260, one region includes:
- a CDS encoding CGNR zinc finger domain-containing protein, producing MATRKGSCDWRFDAGRLCLDLVATGAGSADAPDPLDRPERLAHWLVASGAVPQGTRLAAVDHNWLVLFRQLRTAVDRLLTVQLGGRGAEGALERVNALAAGAPPAVRAVRTGNGALVRGLSTEPDCRALLATVARDAVELLTDPVALGGLRRCEGDNCRRIYLDTSRGRRRRWCSSEVCGNRERVARHRRRNAVP from the coding sequence ATGGCAACGCGCAAGGGCTCGTGCGACTGGCGGTTCGATGCCGGGCGGCTCTGTCTGGACCTGGTGGCGACGGGGGCGGGCAGCGCCGACGCCCCCGATCCGCTGGACCGGCCCGAGCGGCTCGCCCACTGGCTGGTGGCCTCCGGGGCCGTACCGCAGGGCACCCGGCTCGCCGCCGTGGACCACAACTGGCTGGTGCTCTTCCGGCAGTTGAGGACCGCCGTCGACCGGCTGCTGACCGTGCAACTCGGCGGCCGCGGAGCCGAGGGAGCCCTGGAGCGTGTCAACGCCCTCGCCGCCGGAGCGCCGCCCGCCGTGCGCGCCGTGCGCACCGGGAACGGCGCCCTGGTGCGCGGGCTCAGCACCGAACCCGACTGCCGGGCGCTGCTCGCCACCGTGGCACGTGACGCCGTGGAGCTCCTCACCGACCCGGTGGCCCTGGGCGGGCTGCGCCGCTGCGAGGGCGACAACTGCCGCCGGATCTACCTGGACACCTCGCGCGGCCGGCGCCGGCGCTGGTGCTCCAGCGAGGTCTGCGGGAACCGCGAACGGGTCGCCCGGCACCGGCGGCGCAACGCGGTGCCGTGA
- a CDS encoding GNAT family N-acetyltransferase, translated as MITDIHRLDAEVRLRPVTEADAASLAAALTRSRTYMSRWEPRRPDAFYTEQGQRERLAELLADREAGRVMPWVLADEEDRAVGGFNLNAVVLGSFHSATLGYWVDVTCAGRGLATAAVRLICDLARDELRLHRVEAGTVLDNVASQRVLTKCGFEQFGLAPRYMHIDGEWRDHRLFQRILHDGPRTGEPAAPGA; from the coding sequence ATGATCACTGACATCCACCGGCTCGACGCGGAGGTACGGCTCCGTCCCGTCACCGAGGCCGACGCCGCCTCCCTCGCCGCAGCGCTGACCCGCAGCCGTACGTACATGAGCCGCTGGGAGCCCCGGCGGCCCGACGCCTTCTACACCGAGCAGGGGCAGCGCGAGCGGCTGGCCGAACTGCTGGCCGACCGCGAGGCGGGGCGCGTGATGCCCTGGGTGCTGGCGGACGAGGAGGACCGGGCGGTCGGCGGATTCAACCTCAACGCCGTCGTGCTCGGGTCGTTCCACAGCGCCACGCTCGGCTACTGGGTGGACGTCACCTGCGCGGGCCGCGGGCTGGCCACCGCGGCGGTGCGGCTCATCTGCGACCTGGCCCGGGACGAGCTGCGGCTGCACCGGGTCGAGGCCGGGACGGTCCTGGACAACGTGGCGTCGCAGCGGGTGCTCACCAAGTGCGGCTTCGAGCAGTTCGGCCTGGCCCCGCGCTACATGCACATCGACGGAGAGTGGCGCGACCACCGGCTCTTCCAGCGCATCCTGCACGACGGACCGCGCACCGGGGAACCGGCCGCGCCCGGCGCCTGA
- a CDS encoding sigma-70 family RNA polymerase sigma factor, whose protein sequence is MRKDAAVADDRPHGARQRGEPPPSPSAVPDEELMRALYREHAGPLTAYVLRLVAGDRQRAEDVVQETLIRAWKNAGSLGGATGSVRPWLVTVARRIVIDGHRSRRARPHEVEPSPLEAIPAEDEIDRALWLMTLSEALGDLTPAHREALVETYFRGRTVNEAAEVLGIPSGTVRSRVFYALRSMKLVLEERGITA, encoded by the coding sequence GTGCGCAAGGATGCGGCCGTGGCCGATGACCGTCCGCACGGGGCCCGGCAGCGCGGTGAGCCGCCCCCGTCCCCCTCCGCCGTCCCCGACGAGGAGCTGATGCGGGCGCTCTACCGCGAACACGCCGGACCGTTGACCGCCTACGTGCTGCGCCTCGTCGCCGGCGACCGGCAGCGCGCCGAGGACGTGGTGCAGGAGACGCTCATCCGGGCCTGGAAGAACGCCGGTTCACTGGGCGGGGCCACCGGTTCCGTCCGGCCCTGGCTGGTGACGGTCGCCCGGCGCATCGTCATCGACGGCCACCGCAGCCGCCGGGCCCGGCCGCACGAGGTCGAGCCGTCGCCGCTGGAGGCCATTCCCGCGGAGGACGAGATCGACAGGGCGCTGTGGCTGATGACGCTCTCGGAGGCGCTCGGTGATCTGACCCCCGCCCACCGGGAAGCACTGGTCGAGACCTACTTCAGGGGCCGCACGGTCAACGAGGCGGCCGAGGTGCTCGGCATCCCCAGCGGCACGGTGCGGTCCCGGGTCTTCTACGCACTGCGCTCGATGAAGCTCGTACTCGAAGAGCGGGGGATCACGGCATGA
- a CDS encoding anti-sigma factor family protein, whose protein sequence is MSDHEWEPFGPRPEGPSGGPGDPPVPADGSGHDAAGAYVLGILDDAEATAFEAHLAGCAACGDRLDEFAGLEPMLALLAGSPPEVPGARPVPHVPAPPSPRMLGELVDEVVAGRARRTRRGRYLIAAAAALIIGGPLLAVTATGGDRPAARAADPQPAGPAEDASFRGMKEKVRATDPTTGVDATIGMGPKAWGTDTVLELRNVRGPQKCRLVAVSRTGEEEVVTSWSVPKWGYGIGGSTHPGATYPLYVHGGAAMARSDIDYFEVRTFDGKRLVRVGA, encoded by the coding sequence ATGAGCGACCACGAGTGGGAGCCCTTCGGGCCCCGGCCGGAGGGTCCTTCCGGCGGGCCCGGCGATCCCCCCGTCCCCGCCGACGGGTCCGGGCACGATGCCGCGGGCGCGTACGTCCTGGGCATCCTGGACGACGCCGAGGCCACCGCCTTCGAGGCGCATCTGGCCGGCTGCGCCGCCTGCGGCGACCGTCTCGACGAGTTCGCCGGCCTGGAGCCGATGCTCGCGCTGCTCGCCGGGTCACCGCCCGAGGTGCCCGGCGCCCGCCCGGTCCCGCACGTGCCCGCGCCTCCCTCGCCCCGGATGCTCGGCGAGCTGGTCGACGAGGTCGTGGCCGGGCGCGCCCGGCGCACCCGGCGGGGCCGGTATCTGATCGCTGCGGCAGCGGCCCTGATCATCGGCGGCCCGCTGCTCGCGGTGACGGCCACCGGCGGCGACCGGCCCGCGGCAAGGGCGGCGGACCCGCAGCCCGCCGGGCCCGCCGAGGACGCCTCGTTCCGCGGCATGAAGGAGAAGGTCCGGGCCACCGACCCCACCACCGGGGTCGACGCCACGATCGGCATGGGGCCGAAGGCCTGGGGCACCGACACGGTGCTGGAGCTGAGGAACGTGAGGGGCCCGCAGAAGTGCCGCCTGGTCGCCGTCTCCAGGACCGGCGAGGAGGAGGTCGTCACCTCCTGGTCCGTACCGAAGTGGGGATACGGCATCGGGGGCTCCACACACCCCGGCGCCACCTACCCGCTCTACGTCCACGGCGGGGCGGCGATGGCCCGGAGCGACATCGACTACTTCGAGGTGCGTACGTTCGACGGGAAGCGGCTGGTGAGGGTCGGTGCGTAG
- the murA gene encoding UDP-N-acetylglucosamine 1-carboxyvinyltransferase: MTGTDDVLLVHGGTPLEGEIRVRGAKNLVPKAMVAALLGSGPSRLRNVPDIRDVRVVRGLLQLHGVTVRPGDEPGELILDPTHVESANVADIDAHAGSSRIPILFCGPLLHRLGHAFIPGLGGCDIGGRPIDFHFDVLRQFGATIEKRADGQYLEAPQRLRGTKIRLPYPSVGSTEQVLLTAVLAEGVTELSNAAVEPEIEDLICVLQKMGAIISMDTDRTIRITGVDRLDGYTHRAIPDRLEAASWASAALATEGNIYVHGAQQRSMMTFLNTFRRVGGAFEIDDEGIRFWHPGGALNAIALETDVHPGFQTDWQQPLVVALTQASGLSIVHETVYESRLGFTSALNQMGAHIQLYRECLGGSDCRFGQRNFLHSAVVSGPTRLQGADLVIPDLRGGFSYLIAALAAQGTSRVHGIDLINRGYENFMDKLEKLGAKVELPGGSLV, from the coding sequence ATGACCGGCACAGACGATGTCCTGCTTGTCCACGGCGGAACCCCGCTGGAGGGCGAGATCCGCGTCCGAGGCGCCAAGAACCTGGTGCCGAAGGCAATGGTCGCCGCGCTGCTCGGCAGCGGGCCCAGCCGACTGCGCAACGTGCCCGACATCCGTGATGTACGGGTGGTTCGCGGGCTCCTCCAGCTGCACGGCGTGACGGTCCGTCCGGGTGACGAACCGGGCGAACTGATCCTCGACCCCACCCACGTCGAGAGCGCGAACGTCGCCGACATCGACGCCCACGCGGGCTCGTCGCGCATCCCGATCCTCTTCTGCGGCCCGCTGCTGCACCGGCTGGGCCACGCCTTCATTCCGGGGCTCGGCGGCTGCGACATCGGCGGCCGGCCGATCGACTTCCACTTCGACGTGCTGCGCCAGTTCGGCGCGACGATCGAGAAGCGGGCGGACGGCCAGTACCTGGAGGCCCCGCAGCGGCTGCGCGGCACCAAGATCCGGCTGCCGTACCCGTCGGTGGGCTCCACCGAGCAGGTGCTGCTGACGGCCGTGCTCGCCGAGGGTGTCACCGAGCTGTCCAACGCGGCCGTGGAGCCGGAGATCGAGGACCTCATCTGCGTACTGCAGAAGATGGGCGCGATCATCTCCATGGACACCGACCGGACCATCCGGATCACCGGTGTCGACCGTCTCGACGGCTATACCCACCGGGCCATCCCGGACCGCCTGGAGGCCGCCTCCTGGGCGTCCGCGGCGCTGGCGACCGAGGGCAACATCTACGTCCACGGGGCGCAGCAGCGCTCGATGATGACGTTCCTGAACACCTTCCGCCGGGTCGGCGGCGCCTTCGAGATCGACGACGAGGGCATCCGCTTCTGGCATCCGGGCGGCGCGCTGAACGCCATCGCGCTGGAGACGGACGTGCACCCCGGCTTCCAGACCGACTGGCAGCAGCCGCTGGTCGTGGCGCTGACGCAGGCCTCGGGCCTGTCGATCGTCCACGAGACGGTGTACGAGTCCCGGCTCGGCTTCACCTCGGCGCTCAACCAGATGGGTGCGCACATCCAGCTCTACCGCGAGTGCCTGGGCGGCTCCGACTGCCGCTTCGGCCAGCGCAACTTCCTGCACTCCGCGGTCGTCTCCGGGCCGACGAGGCTCCAGGGCGCGGATCTGGTCATCCCGGACCTGCGCGGCGGTTTCTCGTACCTGATCGCCGCTCTGGCGGCGCAGGGGACGTCCCGGGTGCACGGGATCGACCTGATCAACCGCGGCTACGAGAACTTCATGGACAAGCTGGAGAAGCTCGGCGCGAAGGTCGAGCTGCCGGGCGGTTCACTCGTCTGA
- a CDS encoding HelD family protein, producing the protein MAAQDAAVDSLRDREIGVEQEHLDRVYHRLEEKIHEAEFLMSDAVKRGQVGTPGALAERDAQVFRAGVHLNRLNSEFEDFLFGRIDLLLGKDGERGPDGAFTSVEPADDAVREDSTADIAETLHIGRIGVLDSDYAPLVIDWRAPAAAPFYRSTPKEPGRVVRRRVIRSKGRRVLGVEDDLMRPELTAYQEGEKLPVIGDGALMAALGQARSHTMRDIVSSIQAEQDLVIRAPAASVTEVSGGPGTGKTAVALHRAAYLLYQDRRRYAGGILVVSPTPLLVAYTEGVLPSLGEEGQVAIRAVGSLSDEAAGTAGATTYDEPAVARIKGSSRILHVLRKAARGALEQPAVRPAAGGDGQLAFGEAEEAPREAATPTRLRVVAFGARAELNEDELRRIRNNVLSGTAPVNLLRPRARKLLLDALWSRSSGRGRYTDPELAAELRSSFDEDVSTETPFIEFLNAWWPELTPRGVLAAMSDEKRLARWARRTLNQGEVRRLARSLKRLDSAGQGPLSVHDVAMLDELQYLIGTPNRPKRKREFDPLDHLTGLEELMPQREETQWERAERLAAERTEYAHVIVDEAQDLTPMQWRMVGRRGRHATWTIVGDPAQSSWSDPDEAAAARDEALGNRPRRRFTLTVNYRNPAEIAELAAKVLALAMPGMESPAAVRSTGVRPRFETVRDGDLAASVREEARRLLGEVDGTVGVVVAMNRRDQARKWLAELGERVVALGSLEAKGLEYDATVVVSPAEIADESPAGLRVLYVALTRATQQLTVVSGERDLPDEDGVPDLLRD; encoded by the coding sequence GTGGCCGCGCAGGATGCCGCTGTCGATTCGTTGCGGGACCGGGAAATCGGTGTCGAGCAGGAACATCTCGACCGTGTTTACCACCGCCTCGAGGAGAAGATCCACGAGGCGGAATTTCTCATGAGTGATGCCGTCAAACGCGGCCAGGTCGGGACACCCGGAGCGCTCGCCGAGCGCGACGCCCAGGTGTTCCGGGCCGGAGTCCACCTCAACCGGCTGAACAGCGAGTTCGAGGACTTCCTCTTCGGAAGGATCGACCTGCTGCTCGGCAAGGACGGTGAGCGCGGCCCCGACGGCGCGTTCACCTCCGTGGAGCCGGCCGACGACGCAGTACGGGAGGACAGCACCGCCGATATCGCGGAGACGCTGCACATCGGCCGGATCGGGGTCCTCGACTCCGACTACGCGCCACTGGTCATCGACTGGCGGGCGCCGGCCGCCGCGCCCTTCTACCGGTCGACGCCGAAGGAACCGGGCAGGGTGGTACGCCGCCGGGTCATCCGCTCCAAGGGCCGCAGGGTCCTCGGGGTCGAGGACGACCTGATGCGTCCCGAGCTGACCGCGTACCAGGAGGGTGAGAAGCTCCCCGTCATCGGGGACGGAGCGCTGATGGCGGCGCTCGGGCAGGCCCGCAGCCACACCATGCGGGACATCGTCTCCTCCATCCAGGCCGAGCAGGACCTGGTGATCCGGGCGCCCGCCGCCTCGGTCACCGAGGTCTCGGGCGGTCCCGGCACCGGCAAGACCGCGGTCGCCCTGCACCGTGCCGCGTACCTGCTCTACCAGGACCGGCGGCGGTACGCGGGCGGCATCCTCGTCGTCTCGCCGACGCCGCTGCTGGTCGCGTACACCGAAGGGGTGCTGCCCTCGCTCGGCGAGGAGGGCCAGGTCGCGATCCGTGCGGTCGGCTCGCTCTCGGACGAGGCGGCGGGCACGGCGGGCGCCACCACCTACGACGAACCGGCCGTCGCCCGGATCAAGGGCTCGTCCCGGATCCTCCATGTGCTGCGCAAGGCGGCCCGCGGGGCGCTGGAGCAGCCCGCGGTCCGGCCGGCCGCCGGGGGCGACGGCCAACTGGCTTTCGGGGAGGCGGAGGAGGCTCCGCGGGAGGCCGCCACGCCCACCCGGCTGCGGGTGGTGGCCTTCGGCGCCCGGGCCGAGCTCAACGAGGACGAGCTCCGGCGCATCCGGAACAACGTCCTCAGCGGTACCGCACCGGTCAACCTGCTGCGCCCGCGCGCCCGCAAACTGCTGCTGGACGCGCTGTGGAGCAGGTCGTCCGGCCGGGGCCGCTACACCGATCCGGAGCTGGCCGCCGAACTGCGCTCGTCGTTCGACGAGGACGTCTCCACCGAGACGCCGTTCATCGAGTTCCTGAACGCCTGGTGGCCGGAGCTCACCCCGCGCGGGGTGCTCGCCGCGATGTCGGACGAGAAGCGGCTCGCCCGATGGGCGCGCCGGACCCTCAACCAGGGTGAGGTACGCCGGCTCGCGCGCTCCCTGAAGCGCCTCGACAGCGCGGGACAGGGGCCGCTGTCCGTCCACGACGTGGCGATGCTGGACGAGTTGCAGTACCTGATCGGCACCCCGAACCGGCCGAAGCGCAAACGCGAGTTCGACCCGCTGGACCACCTCACCGGTCTGGAGGAGCTGATGCCGCAGCGGGAGGAGACCCAGTGGGAGCGGGCCGAGCGGCTCGCGGCCGAGCGCACGGAGTACGCGCACGTCATCGTCGACGAGGCGCAGGACCTCACACCCATGCAGTGGCGGATGGTCGGCCGCCGCGGCCGGCACGCCACCTGGACGATCGTCGGGGACCCGGCGCAGTCCTCCTGGTCCGATCCGGACGAGGCGGCGGCGGCGCGCGACGAGGCGCTCGGCAACCGCCCGCGCCGCCGGTTCACCCTGACCGTCAACTACCGCAACCCGGCGGAGATCGCCGAACTCGCGGCCAAGGTCCTCGCGCTCGCGATGCCCGGCATGGAGTCACCGGCCGCCGTCCGGTCCACGGGGGTCCGGCCGCGCTTCGAGACCGTACGGGACGGCGATCTGGCCGCGTCCGTGCGCGAGGAGGCGCGGCGGCTGCTCGGCGAGGTGGACGGCACGGTCGGTGTCGTCGTCGCGATGAACCGGCGGGACCAGGCCCGCAAGTGGCTCGCGGAGCTCGGCGAACGGGTGGTGGCGCTCGGCAGTCTGGAGGCGAAGGGCCTTGAGTACGACGCCACGGTGGTCGTCTCGCCCGCGGAGATCGCGGACGAGTCCCCGGCGGGGCTGCGGGTGCTGTACGTCGCGTTGACGCGGGCCACCCAGCAGCTCACGGTGGTGTCGGGGGAGCGGGACCTGCCCGACGAGGACGGGGTGCCGGACCTGTTGAGGGACTGA
- a CDS encoding anthrone oxygenase family protein translates to MTTSQAHRPNRTIRHLVLGGAAVTTGLVAGTFYVFSCAVMPALGRSDDRTFIEVMQNINDVIENPVFFAGFFGALTLTAAAAWQQRRSPGPRGWLFAALAVYAVAFLLTSGVNVPLNDELAQAGNPTHIADPAAVRDRFEDAWVAWNTVRAVLCTAALALLLRASHLMARQLPQESPHLAPNAGSRASR, encoded by the coding sequence ATGACAACCAGCCAGGCCCACCGGCCGAACCGCACCATCCGCCACCTCGTGCTCGGTGGCGCCGCAGTCACCACCGGCCTCGTCGCGGGCACGTTCTACGTCTTCTCCTGCGCGGTCATGCCCGCGCTCGGCCGCAGCGACGACCGGACCTTCATCGAGGTCATGCAGAACATCAACGACGTCATAGAGAACCCGGTGTTCTTCGCCGGTTTCTTCGGCGCGCTGACCCTCACCGCGGCGGCCGCCTGGCAGCAGCGCCGCTCCCCCGGCCCGCGCGGATGGCTCTTCGCCGCGCTCGCGGTGTACGCCGTCGCCTTCCTGCTCACCTCGGGCGTCAACGTCCCGCTCAACGACGAGCTCGCACAGGCGGGGAACCCGACGCACATCGCCGACCCGGCCGCCGTGCGGGACCGGTTCGAGGACGCGTGGGTCGCCTGGAACACGGTACGGGCAGTCCTGTGCACCGCCGCACTCGCCCTCCTCCTGCGGGCCTCCCACCTGATGGCACGACAACTCCCTCAGGAATCGCCGCACTTGGCGCCCAACGCCGGATCCAGGGCCAGCCGGTAG
- a CDS encoding NAD-dependent malic enzyme — MATAPSVSYSMTVRLEVPASGTAVSQLTTAVESSGGSVTGLDVTASGHDKLRIDVTIAASSTSHADEIVEGLRDIVGVVLGKVSDRTFLMHLGGKIEMQSKHPIRNRDDLSMIYTPGVARVCMAIAENPEDARRLTIKRNSVAVVTDGSAVLGLGNIGPMAALPVMEGKAALFKRFAGIDAWPICLDTQDTDAIVEIVKAIAPGFAGINLEDISAPRCFEIEARLREALDIPVFHDDQHGTAIVVLASLTNALRVVGKDIGDVRVVMSGAGAAGTAILKLLIAAGVKHAVVADIHGVVHSGREDLVSAEPDSPLRWIADNTNPESVTGTLKQAVVGADVFIGVSAPNVLDGTDVAAMADGAIVFALANPDPEVDPAIARETAAVVATGRSDFPNQINNVLVFPGVFRGLLDAQSRTVNTEMMLAAARALAGVVAEDEVNANYIIPSVFNDKVAGAVAGAVRDAAKAAGAAVTGPTSV, encoded by the coding sequence ATGGCAACGGCGCCCAGCGTCTCGTACTCGATGACGGTCAGGCTGGAGGTGCCCGCGAGCGGCACAGCGGTCTCCCAGCTCACCACGGCCGTGGAGTCCTCCGGTGGTTCGGTCACCGGCCTCGACGTGACCGCTTCCGGTCACGACAAGCTTCGGATCGACGTCACGATCGCGGCCTCCTCCACGTCGCACGCCGACGAGATCGTCGAAGGCCTGCGCGACATCGTGGGCGTCGTCCTCGGCAAGGTGTCCGACCGTACGTTCCTGATGCACCTCGGCGGCAAGATCGAGATGCAGTCGAAGCACCCCATCCGCAACCGTGACGACCTGTCGATGATCTACACCCCCGGCGTGGCCCGGGTCTGCATGGCGATCGCCGAGAACCCCGAGGACGCCCGCCGCCTCACCATCAAGCGCAACTCCGTCGCAGTCGTGACGGACGGCTCCGCGGTGCTCGGCCTCGGCAACATCGGCCCGATGGCCGCCCTCCCGGTGATGGAGGGCAAGGCGGCCCTCTTCAAGCGGTTCGCCGGCATCGACGCCTGGCCGATCTGCCTGGACACCCAGGACACCGACGCGATCGTCGAGATCGTCAAGGCGATCGCCCCCGGCTTCGCGGGCATCAACCTGGAGGACATCTCCGCGCCGCGCTGCTTCGAGATCGAGGCCCGGCTGCGCGAGGCCCTGGACATCCCCGTCTTCCACGACGACCAGCACGGCACCGCCATCGTCGTCCTGGCCTCGCTGACCAACGCGCTGCGCGTGGTGGGCAAGGACATCGGGGACGTGCGGGTCGTCATGTCCGGCGCCGGGGCGGCCGGTACGGCCATCCTGAAGCTCCTCATCGCCGCGGGCGTCAAGCACGCGGTCGTCGCCGACATCCACGGCGTGGTGCACTCCGGCCGCGAGGACCTGGTCTCCGCCGAGCCCGACTCGCCGCTGCGCTGGATCGCCGACAACACCAACCCGGAGTCCGTCACCGGCACCCTCAAGCAGGCGGTCGTGGGCGCCGACGTCTTCATCGGCGTCTCGGCCCCGAACGTGCTGGACGGGACCGATGTCGCGGCCATGGCGGACGGTGCGATCGTGTTCGCGCTCGCGAACCCGGACCCCGAGGTCGACCCCGCGATCGCCCGCGAGACGGCGGCTGTCGTGGCCACCGGCCGCTCGGACTTCCCCAACCAGATCAACAACGTCCTGGTCTTCCCCGGCGTCTTCCGCGGACTTCTGGACGCCCAGTCCCGCACCGTCAACACGGAGATGATGCTCGCCGCCGCGCGCGCCCTCGCCGGCGTCGTCGCCGAGGACGAGGTGAACGCGAACTACATCATCCCGTCGGTCTTCAACGACAAGGTCGCCGGAGCGGTCGCCGGAGCGGTCCGGGACGCCGCCAAGGCGGCCGGCGCGGCTGTGACGGGTCCCACGTCCGTCTGA
- a CDS encoding HU family DNA-binding protein produces MNRSELVAALADRAEVTRKDADAVLAALAETVGEIVAKGDEKVTIPGFLTFERTHRAARTARNPQTGDPINIPAGYSVKVSAGSKLKEAAKGK; encoded by the coding sequence ATGAACCGCAGTGAGCTGGTGGCCGCCCTGGCCGACCGTGCCGAGGTGACTCGCAAGGACGCCGACGCCGTGCTGGCCGCGCTCGCCGAGACCGTCGGTGAGATCGTCGCCAAGGGCGACGAGAAGGTCACCATCCCCGGTTTCCTGACCTTCGAGCGCACCCACCGTGCCGCTCGCACCGCTCGTAACCCGCAGACCGGCGACCCGATCAACATCCCGGCCGGCTACAGCGTGAAGGTCTCCGCGGGCTCGAAGCTCAAGGAAGCCGCCAAGGGTAAGTAA